A stretch of DNA from Agrobacterium cucumeris:
CGAACATGATCATCGATGGCAAGAAGGCCCGCAAGGCTTCGGTCGAGGAAGTGGCGGAAAAGACCGTAAAGGTTCTGAAGGCCACCGTGCCTTCCGCCGTTCCGGGCATCGCCTTCCTTTCCGGCGGCCAGTCCTCCGAAGAAGCGACCGCGCATCTCTCCGCCATGAATTCCGGTTACGACCTGCCCTGGTCGCTGACCTATTCGTATGGCCGCGCGCTCCAGGACACCGCACTCAAGACTTGGGGCGGCAAGCAGGAGAATGTCGCTGCCGGCCAGCGCGCCTTCACGCACCGCGCTGCCATGAACAGCCTTGCCGCCAAGGGCAACTGGAAACTGGAACTCGAAAAGGCCGCATAAGGCCCTTCGACATGCAGTCAAAATAATCAAAGCCGCCCCGCTGGGCGGCTTTTGCTTTACGGACGCAGCAAAAGCGTCGCCGACCAGATGACAAAGGCGGCCACCGCGATCTTCCAGCAATCGCCTCTTTTCTTAAGGCCCGGCAGACCCAGAGGCCGGATGATCTGGACCACCATCGCCAGCAGTAAAAAAAGCCCGATCGCCTTTGTCATTTATTGAGCCTTTTCTTTATTTCTGCATCGTCACAGGCTGGACATTTTTACCGTTCACCAGAAGAGTGCAACTCATTCGGGTAATCCCGTTCTATGGCCTGTCCGACCGTCCGTCCGAACGCATGAGAGTGTCTTCATGAGCAGAAATCTTCTACCCGTATTCGCTCTTTTATCCAGCACTCTGTTTCTTTTTCTCGGGAACGGCCTTCAGGGCCTCGTGCTGCCGGTTCGCGGTTCGGCGGAAGGTTACTCCAATGAAATCCTGGGCTTTCTCGGCACCTCCTGGGCGGCCGGCTTCGTCATCGGCTGTTTCGTGGCGCCCGCCATCGTTCGCCGTGCAGGCCATGTGAGGGCCTTTGGCTCCTTCGTTGCGCTGATCTGCCTGACGGTGCTGATGACCGGCCTGATCGTCGATGATGTCTGGTGGATTGCCCTGCGCGCACTTACCGGCTTCTGCACCGCCGGCACCTCGATGATCATCGAAAGCTGGCTTAACGAGCGCGCCACCAATGAGAGCCGCGGCATGATCTTTTCGCTCTATATCGCCATTACGCTGCTCGGCGTCGTGGCAGGGCAGATGATCGTGCCGATGGGCGACATCAGCAATACCTCGCTGTTCATGATCTGCGGCATCATCTATTGCATCGCCATTCTGCCAGCCACGCTTTCCAAGGCGGCAAGCCCCCAACCCTTGCAGAAGGTCAGTCTGGATTTACCGGCGCTCTACCGCAATTCACCGGTCTCTTTCGTCGGCATTCTGATGATCGGCATCGCCAACGGCGCTTATGGTACGCTTGGCGCTGTCTTCGGCGCACGGGCCGGCCTTGACCCGACCATGATCGCCATCATGGTCTCCGTCACCATTTTCGTCGGCGCGCTGGCGCAGTTTCCGGCGGGTCGCCTCTCTGACCGGATAGATCGCCGTTACGTACTGGCCGGGTTGGCCGGGCTCGGCGCGGTCGCGGGCCTTGCCGTCGCGGCGGTGCAACCCCATGATGTCTATGTACTGATTGCCATGATCGCCGTTTATGGTGCCGCTGCCAACGCGCTCTATCCCATTGCCGTCGCGCACGCCAACGACTATGCCGCCTCGGAAGACTTCGTGAAGGTCTCCGGCGGGTTGTTGCTGCTTTACGGCATCGGCACCATTATCGGCCCGACACTCGGCGGCGCGGTCATGACCTATTCCGGTCCCTATGCCCTGTTTCTGGTCACGGCCGTGGCCCACGTGCTGATCACAGCATATGCCATCATCAGAAGCCGTCAGCGCGCCGCCCTTTCAACCGACGAGAAAGACAATTTCTCGACGATGATGCCAACCACACCTTCACCGCTTGTTACGCCGGAAAGTATTGCGCTTGACCCGCGCGCGCCGCAATATTCCGAAGACGATGGCGACTATGTGGAAAAAGGAGCAGGCATATGAGCCTCTTTGACGATGACCGCCCGCAAAAACCCGTGGCGCATGAGATCGGCAGCGATCTCAGCCTTCTTTCAGTCGATGAGCTGAGTAGCCGTATCGATCTTCTGCAGGCCGAAATCACCCGGCTGGAGGAGGAGAGGACCCGAAAATCCGCCGGCCGACTGGCGGCGGAAAACCTCTTCCGATCCTGACAGAAATTAAAGAAAAACCCGCAGTCAATGCCCTTCGGCGGCAAGCTGCAGCGTTGATGGTAAACGGGAATGAATATTCTGGCGCAGTCTTTCGTTTACCATTAACCAAAAATTAAGCTTTCTGAGAGATTACTATACATGTCCAGTTCTTCTGGACCTCAGGCATCTTCTCCATACGGCGAATTGGTCTGATTTTTCTCCCTGTTTTACCTTGAGAGCCGCTTTCGCGGCTCTTTTTTTACCGCGCACCGGTTTCGGTAAAACTGTGGGTATTAACCCTTCTTTAATAATTGCCTTGCGCATTTCGGGTAAAGATACCATCCTGAAAACACTAAAAGGCCGGAACAAAACATCCGAGTCTTCGTTGCCTGACAGTGTGGTGCGTGAGCAGGGATTTAAAGAAATGTCGGAACAGGTTTTAAATACCATAAGCTTTGCGGGGCGCGCTGCTGCTTCCAACCAGTTCAAAACCCTCTATACTGAGGGCATGACTTTGGTTGAGGAAACGGCAAGCTATCTCGATGGCGCCGGCCGCGTTGCCTCGAAGGTTCTGCCGCGCATGGCATCGGTCCTTTACGCAGCAGAATCGATGCGTCTCACCACCCGCCTGATGCAGATGGCCTCCTGGCTGCTTCTGCAGCGCGCCGTCAACAATGGCGAAATGACGCGGGACCAGGTTCTGAGCGAAAAGAGCAAGGTGCGTCTCGACAGCTTCAATGTCGACCGCAATGCGCCGGGCTGGAACGACCTGCCGGAATCTTTCCGTGACCTCATCGAACGGTCGCTGCGTCTCCAGAACCGCATCGCCCTTCTCGACCGCGAAATATACCGTCCGTCCGAAGCCACCAAGGTGCCGGACAATGAAAACAGCGTGCAGGCGCAGCTCAATCTCCTGCGCACGGCTTTCTCCATCAACTGAGAAAAGACGACCTTATCCGGACAATTTGAAAAGCAGGCTCATCGGCCTGCTTTTTTGTTTTGGTATTATGTCGAGTGAACGCCACCACCAAAACAGGGCAACAAAAAAGCCCGGCAAAACCGGGCTTTTTTTAAAACGATCCGTCCGCAAGTGGATCAGAGGCCAAGGCCGCCGAAACGCTTGTTGAACTTGGAAACGCGACCACCGCGGTCCATAAGCTGCTGGTTGCCGCCCGTCCATGCCGGATGGGACTTGGGGTCGATTTCAAGGTTCATGACAGCGCCTTCCGAACCCCAGGTGGAGCGGGTTTCGTATTCGGTGCCATCGGTCATGACCACCTTGATCGTGTGGTAAGCGGGATGGATATCAGCCTTCATGACAATCTTCCTGGTTAAGTGACGTGCGGTCCATTGCCGCAATTGCGTCAATTGAGCCATTTCAATAAATGAAGCCATAGACCAGATGGGCTATGGCTTCCCAATTCGATGCGGAGCCTATACATGAAGGTCGCCGAGATAACAAGAGCCTGCCATACCCTTGTGAAAGGAGATGGCCGCCAGGGCAGGAATTTTACCGCACGCCGGAAATCTTCTCCCTAAATGGCCGAAAATGGCATGGAACGAGGAGCATCAGGCACGTGGCAGACATAGAAGAGCAGAAAGCAGCAAAACAGAGAAGCCTGAAGCCACTTCTCAGCCTGTTTCCCTATCTCAGGCGTTATCGCGGCCTGATGGCGGCGGCCCTTTTTGCGCTTGTTCTTTCTTCCGCCACCACGCTGGCGCTGCCGCTTGCCGTTCGTCGCATCATCGACCACGGTTTTCAGACGCCGGATGGCGGCATGATCAACAGCTATTTCGCGGTGCTTCTGGCAATTGCCGTCCTGCTCGCGCTCGCCAGCGCCATGCGTTATTATTATGTCATGACGATTGGTGAGCGGGTTGTCGCTGATCTGCGTCGCGATGTCTTTGCCCACCTCACCACGTTGTCGCAACAGTTTTTCGATAGTAACCGCTCCGGCGAACTGACCTCGCGGCTGACCGCAGATACGGTGCAGATTCGCTCGGCTTTCGGTTCATCGGCCTCGGTGGCACTGCGCAACATCATCATGTGTTGTGGCGCAGTGGTGATGATGATCTATACCAGCCCCGGTCTTTCCGGCCTCGCGCTGCTTGCCATTCCCTTCATCGTTTTTCCGCTGATCGCTTTCGGACGGTCTGTTCGTGCCCGCTCCCGCACGACGCAGGATACGCTGGCCAATTCTGCCGCCTATGCCTCCGAGACGATCGCCGCAAGCCGCACCGTGCAGTCCTTCAATGCCGAAGCGCTGGCGAATGCCCGTTACGGCACCTCCGTGGAAGCGGCTTATCAGGGTGCACGCGCGGCGATCGGCGCCCGCTCCATCCTCACCGCCGTCGCCATTGCGCTGGTCTTCGGAAGCGTTGTCGGCATTCTCTGGTATGGCGCGCAGAGCGTCCTTTCCGGCGGCATGACGGCAGGAACGCTCGGCCAGTTCGTGCTTTATTCGGTGATTGCCGCCAGCGGTCTTGGCCAGCTCTCTGAAGTCTGGGGTGAGCTGGCACAGGCGGGTGGTGCTGCCGAACGGCTTTCCGAGCTGCTGAATGAGCGCTCGCCCGTGATCGAACCCACGGCACCTGTTGCCATGGTTGAGCCACCGCGCGGCGAGGCCGAATTTGAGAATGTCGATTTCGTCTATCCACTGGCGGCGGGACGCCCAACCCTTTCCGGCCTTTCGTTCAAGGTCGGCGCCGGCGAGACGGTGGCCATTGTCGGCCCATCCGGTGCTGGCAAGAGCACGGTGTTTTCGCTGCTGATGCGGTTTTACGATCCGCAACAGGGCCGCATCACGGTCGATGGCGCTGATATTCGCGATGTCAGCCTGACCGATCTGCGCGCGCGCCTGTCCATCGTTCCGCAGGATGTGGCGATCTTTGCCTCCTCCATTCACGATAATATCGCTTTCGGCCGGCCGCAGGCGACTCGCGAAGAGGTCCGCGCCGCCGCCATCGCCGCACAGGCAGACAGTTTCATCGAACGCCTCACCGATGGTTATGACACGCAGATGGGCGAGCGCGGCGTGACGCTTTCCGGCGGCCAGCGCCAGCGCATAGCCATTGCGCGCGCCATTTTACGCGACGCGCCGATCCTGCTTCTCGACGAGGCAACCTCGGCGCTCGATGCGGAAAGCGAAACGCTGGTGCAAAAGGCGCTCGATGAGTTGATGAACACCCGCACCACCATCGTCATCGCCCACCGCCTGGCCACCGTGCTGAAGGCAGACCGCATTCTGGTGATGGATGACGGCCGCATCATCGAGGAAGGCACGCATCAGAGCCTCATTCGCCAGAATGGCCTTTATGCACGACTGGCCCGGCTGCAATTCCAGACCGGACCGGACGAGTTGCGCGCCCAGGCCTGAGCCGTTTAAGCTAGGACGCTGCGCCCCGCAACGCGACCCGAAAACAGGCAGCCGCCAAGAAATGTGCCTTCGAGCGCATTATAGCCATGCATGCCGCCGCCGCCAAAACCGGCCACTTCACCGGCGGCATAAAGTCCCGGCACCGGCTCACCGGCAGCATCCAGCACCCGTGCCTCAAGGTCGGTATGCAGGCCACCAAGCGTTTTGCGCGTCAGCACATGCAGGCGCACCGCGATCAACGGCCCCATCGCGGGATCGAGCAAGCGGTGTGGTTTTGCCGTCCGCATCAGCTTGTCGCCGAGATAACGGCGCGCGCCATGGATCGCGGTCACCTGCGCATCCTTGCTGAAACCATTCACGATTTCCCGGTCACGCGCTTCAATTTGCCGGCGGATATGATCGATATCCAGCCGCGCGTCGCCGCTGATGGCGTTCATCGCCGCCACAAGCTCCTCCAGCGTATCGCGGACAGCGAAATCCTCACCGCGCTCCATGAAAGCCCGCACCGGTCCCGGCGGCTCCTTGCCCAACCGTTTGAGCAGCAGCCGCACATCCTTGCCCGTCAGATCCGGATTTTGCTCGGAGCCGGAAAGCGCGAATTCCTTCTTGATGATCGCCTTGGTCAGAATGAACCAGCTATGACCGCTGCCGCGCTCGCCCAGCAGTTTTAGAGTGCCGAGCGTATCGAAGCCCGGCATGGCGGGGGCGGCAAGACGGTTTCCATCCGCATCGCACCAGAAGGATGAGGGGCCGGGCAGGATGCGGATACCGTGACCCGGCCAGATCGGGTCGTGGTTCTTCACGCCTTCCGTGTAATGCCACATGCGATCGGGGTTGATGACGGCGCCGCCCGCCGCCTCGGTGATCGCGATCATGCGGCCATCCACATGTGCCGGCACGCCGCAGACCATATCTGCCGGAGGCTTGCCCAGCCGCTCCACCGGCCAGTTGCGTCTTACCAGCTCCTGATTACCGCCAATGCCGCCGGAACTGACAATAACCGCCGAGGCCGAAAGGGTGAAATTACCCTCAACTTTTCGGCTGCTCTGTTGCCCACGCAACACCGGATCCGTTGCAAGGACCGCACCGGAAACGCCAATCACCCGGCCATCGGTCGTATCCAGATGGTCAACGCGGTGGCGGAAACGAAAAGTGAGCCAGCCATTTGCCACCATGACCTTCGCCTTTTCGACAAAAGGTGCCAGCACGCCAGGGCCGGTTCCCCAAGTGACATGAAACCGCGGAACGGAATTGCCGTGACCATCGGCAAGCGCTCCGCCGCGTTCAGCCCAGCCGACCACGGGAAACCAGCGCATGCCCATCCGGTGTAACCACTCACGCTTCTCGCCAGCCGCAAAATCCAGATAGGCTTCCGCCCAGCGGCGCGGCCAATGATCCTCGGGACGGTCGAAACCGGCCGAACCGAACCAGTCCTGCCTTGCGAGATCGAGATTGTCACGCACCCGCATCCGACGCTGCTCGGGGCTATCAACAAAAAACAGACCACCTAGCGACCAGAAGGCCTGTCCGCCGAGGTTCTGCTCGCCCTCCTGATCCACGACACAGACGCTCAGTCCTCGCTCGGCCGCCTCGGTCGCCGCCACCAGCCCGGCAAGCCCCGCACCGACGATGATCACATCATATCGCTCCATCAACCCCTCCCAGACATGACGGAATTACCTTTACGCGAACGTAAATTTACTTCCGCCAGAAGGCAACCACCATGATACCGCAGCGATGTCAGCGTTCGGTGAGCTTGAGTTCGATACGACGGTTCTGCTGGCGGGCTTCCGGCGTATCGCCTTCGGCAATCGGCTGAAACTCGCCAAAGCCGGCGGCAACCAGCCGGTTTGCCGGCACGCCCCTGGAGATCAGGAATTTCACCACCGAGGTGGCGCGGGCCGAGGAAAGTTCCCAATTGTCGCGGAAACGGCCGGACCCTGAAAGCTGAACATTGTCCGTATGGCCATCCACACGCAGGACCCAGTTGATCTCGGCCGGGATTTCCTTGGCGAGATCGATCAGCGCAGCCGCCAGTTTCTCCATTTCCGCCTGCCCGGCCGGATTGAGGTCATT
This window harbors:
- a CDS encoding MFS transporter codes for the protein MSRNLLPVFALLSSTLFLFLGNGLQGLVLPVRGSAEGYSNEILGFLGTSWAAGFVIGCFVAPAIVRRAGHVRAFGSFVALICLTVLMTGLIVDDVWWIALRALTGFCTAGTSMIIESWLNERATNESRGMIFSLYIAITLLGVVAGQMIVPMGDISNTSLFMICGIIYCIAILPATLSKAASPQPLQKVSLDLPALYRNSPVSFVGILMIGIANGAYGTLGAVFGARAGLDPTMIAIMVSVTIFVGALAQFPAGRLSDRIDRRYVLAGLAGLGAVAGLAVAAVQPHDVYVLIAMIAVYGAAANALYPIAVAHANDYAASEDFVKVSGGLLLLYGIGTIIGPTLGGAVMTYSGPYALFLVTAVAHVLITAYAIIRSRQRAALSTDEKDNFSTMMPTTPSPLVTPESIALDPRAPQYSEDDGDYVEKGAGI
- a CDS encoding DUF1192 domain-containing protein gives rise to the protein MSLFDDDRPQKPVAHEIGSDLSLLSVDELSSRIDLLQAEITRLEEERTRKSAGRLAAENLFRS
- a CDS encoding DUF1465 family protein; this translates as MSEQVLNTISFAGRAAASNQFKTLYTEGMTLVEETASYLDGAGRVASKVLPRMASVLYAAESMRLTTRLMQMASWLLLQRAVNNGEMTRDQVLSEKSKVRLDSFNVDRNAPGWNDLPESFRDLIERSLRLQNRIALLDREIYRPSEATKVPDNENSVQAQLNLLRTAFSIN
- the rpmE gene encoding 50S ribosomal protein L31, with product MKADIHPAYHTIKVVMTDGTEYETRSTWGSEGAVMNLEIDPKSHPAWTGGNQQLMDRGGRVSKFNKRFGGLGL
- a CDS encoding ABC transporter transmembrane domain-containing protein — encoded protein: MADIEEQKAAKQRSLKPLLSLFPYLRRYRGLMAAALFALVLSSATTLALPLAVRRIIDHGFQTPDGGMINSYFAVLLAIAVLLALASAMRYYYVMTIGERVVADLRRDVFAHLTTLSQQFFDSNRSGELTSRLTADTVQIRSAFGSSASVALRNIIMCCGAVVMMIYTSPGLSGLALLAIPFIVFPLIAFGRSVRARSRTTQDTLANSAAYASETIAASRTVQSFNAEALANARYGTSVEAAYQGARAAIGARSILTAVAIALVFGSVVGILWYGAQSVLSGGMTAGTLGQFVLYSVIAASGLGQLSEVWGELAQAGGAAERLSELLNERSPVIEPTAPVAMVEPPRGEAEFENVDFVYPLAAGRPTLSGLSFKVGAGETVAIVGPSGAGKSTVFSLLMRFYDPQQGRITVDGADIRDVSLTDLRARLSIVPQDVAIFASSIHDNIAFGRPQATREEVRAAAIAAQADSFIERLTDGYDTQMGERGVTLSGGQRQRIAIARAILRDAPILLLDEATSALDAESETLVQKALDELMNTRTTIVIAHRLATVLKADRILVMDDGRIIEEGTHQSLIRQNGLYARLARLQFQTGPDELRAQA
- a CDS encoding FAD-binding dehydrogenase, coding for MERYDVIIVGAGLAGLVAATEAAERGLSVCVVDQEGEQNLGGQAFWSLGGLFFVDSPEQRRMRVRDNLDLARQDWFGSAGFDRPEDHWPRRWAEAYLDFAAGEKREWLHRMGMRWFPVVGWAERGGALADGHGNSVPRFHVTWGTGPGVLAPFVEKAKVMVANGWLTFRFRHRVDHLDTTDGRVIGVSGAVLATDPVLRGQQSSRKVEGNFTLSASAVIVSSGGIGGNQELVRRNWPVERLGKPPADMVCGVPAHVDGRMIAITEAAGGAVINPDRMWHYTEGVKNHDPIWPGHGIRILPGPSSFWCDADGNRLAAPAMPGFDTLGTLKLLGERGSGHSWFILTKAIIKKEFALSGSEQNPDLTGKDVRLLLKRLGKEPPGPVRAFMERGEDFAVRDTLEELVAAMNAISGDARLDIDHIRRQIEARDREIVNGFSKDAQVTAIHGARRYLGDKLMRTAKPHRLLDPAMGPLIAVRLHVLTRKTLGGLHTDLEARVLDAAGEPVPGLYAAGEVAGFGGGGMHGYNALEGTFLGGCLFSGRVAGRSVLA